One Neovison vison isolate M4711 chromosome 2, ASM_NN_V1, whole genome shotgun sequence genomic window carries:
- the PHTF1 gene encoding protein PHTF1 isoform X2 has translation MGHIKPDLIDVDLIRGSTFAKAKPEIPWTSLTRKGLVRVVFFPLFSNWWIQVTSLRIFVWLLLLYLMQVLALVLYFMMPIVNVSEVLGPLCLMLLMGTVHCQIVSTQITRPSGNNGNRRRRKLRKTVNGDGSRENGNNSSDKVRGVEALESIPFIGGFWETLFGNRSKRVKLISNKGTETDNDSSCLHPIIKKRQCRPEIKMWQTREKAKFSDGEKCHREAFRRLGNGISDDLSSEEDGEARTQMMMLRRSVEGASSDNGCEVKNRKSILTRHLNTQVKKSTPKWCHTVRDSDSLAESEFESAAFSQGSRSGMSGGSRSLHMSRRDSESTRHDSETEDMLWDDLLHGPECRSSVTSDSEGAHVNTLHSGTKRDPKEDVFQQNHLFWLQNSSPASDRVSAIIWEGSECKKMDMSVLEISGIIMSRVNAYQQGVGYQMLGNVVTIGLAFFPFLHRLFRDKSLDQLKSISAEEIMTLFCGAPPVTPIIILSMINFFERLCLTWIFFFMMCVAERTYKQRFLFAKLFSHITSARKARKYEIPHFRLKKVENIKIWLSLRSFLKRRGPQRSVDVVVSSVFLLTLSIAFICCAQVLQGHKTFLNDAYNWEFLIWETALLLFLLRLASLGSETNKKYSNVSILLTEQINLYLKMEKKPNKKEQLTLVNNVLKLSTKLLKELDTPFRLYGLTMNPLIYNITRVVILSAVSGVISDLLGFNIRLWKIKS, from the exons TTCTAGCACTCGTGTTGTATTTTATGATGCCTATTGTGAATGTAAGTGAAGTGCTTGGACCCTTGTGCCTTATGTTACTCATGGGAACTGTCCACTGTCAGATCGTGTCTACTCAGATAACAAGGCCATCGGGAAACAATGGAAATCGGAGAAGAAG AAAATTACGGAAAACTGTCAATGGTGATGGGAGCcgagaaaatggaaataactcCTCTGATAAAGTCAGAGGAGTAGAAGCTTTGGAGTCTATTCCCTTTATTGGCGGATTTTGGGAGACTCTCTTTGGGAACAG gagtAAAAGAGTAAAACTAATCAGTAACAAAGGGACTGAAACGGACAATGACTCAAGTTGTCTGCATCCTATCATTAAGAAGAGACAGTGTCGACCAGAGATTAAAATGTGGCAaacaagagagaaagcaaaattttCAGATGGAGAAAAGTGCCACAGG GAGGCTTTCAGGCGATTGGGGAATGGGATTTCGGATGATCTGTCTAGTGAGGAGGACGGTGAAGCCCGGACACAGATGATGATGCTACGTAGGAGTGTGGAAGGGGCCTCAAGTGACAACGGCTGTGAAGTGAAGAATAGAAAATCCATACTTACCAGGCACCTCAACACTCAG GTAAAGAAAAGCACTCCCAAGTGGTGTCACACGGTTCGGGATTCGGATAGTCTGGCAGAATCAGAATTTGAATCGGCAGCCTTCAGTCAG GGCTCGAGGTCGGGCATGAGTGGTGGCTCCCGAAGCCTCCACATGTCGAGAAGAGACTCAGAGAGCACCCGCCATGACTCGGAGACTGAGGATATGCTATGGGATGACCTGCTGCATGGCCCAGAGTGTCGATCGTCTGTCACCAGTGACAGTGAGGGGGCCCATGTGAATACCCTTCACTCAGGGACCAAACGTGACCCCAAAGAAGATGTTTTTCAGCAG aaccaCTTATTCTGGCTTCAGAACTCAAGTCCTGCCTCTGATCGAGTTAGTGCAATAATCTGGGAAGGGAGTGAGTGCAAAAAGATGGATATGTCTGTGTTGGAAATAAGTGGCATCATCATGAGCAGG GTGAATGCATATCAGCAGGGAGTAGGTTATCAGATGCTGGGAAATGTCGTCACCATTGGATtagcattttttcctttcttacatcGACTTTTCCGTGACAAGAGCCTTGACCAGCTAAaatccatttcagctgaggagaTCATGACTCTTTTTTGTGGGGCACCACCTGTTACACCTATCATTATTTTGtctatgattaatttttttgaacGATTGTGtcttacttggattttttttttcatgatgtgTGTGGCAGAGAGAACGTATAAACAG AGATTTTTATTTGCAAAACTCTTCAGCCATATTACCTCTGCCAGGAAAGCTAGGAAATACGAAATACCTCATTTCAGACTTAAAAAAGTGGAGAACATTAAGATATGGTTATCACTGCGTTCCTTTCTAAAG AGACGGGGTCCGCAGCGTTCAGTTGATGTGGTTGTATCTTCAGTCTTCTTGCTGACTCTTTCAATTGCTTTCATTTGCTGTGCCCAG GTTCTCCAAGGGCATAAAACTTTCCTGAATGATGCTTATAATTGGGAATTTTTGATCTGGGAAACAGCTTTACTACTTTTCTTGCTGCGTCTTGCTTCACTGGGGTCTGAAACCAATAAGAAATACAGCAATGTTTCAATATTACTTACTGAGCAG aTTAATTTATATCTTAAGATGGAGAAAAAGCCAAATAAGAAAGAACAGCTTACTCTAGTAAATAATGTATTAAAGCTGTCTACCAAGTTATTGAAA GAGTTGGACACACCATTTAGACTCTATGGACTGACAATGAATCCCTTAATCTACAATATCACACGAGTTGTTATCCTTTCTGCTGTCTCAGGTGTTATAAGTGATCTTCTAGGATTTAATATAAGA ctGTGGAAAATTAAGTCATAA